The Lolium rigidum isolate FL_2022 chromosome 2, APGP_CSIRO_Lrig_0.1, whole genome shotgun sequence genomic interval ttacgtTTTCTCGGCTTTTCTGTAAGATTCCAGGGTGATGTATCTGTGtcttcctcgcaaaaaaaaatcTACTCGTTTTTTGCGAAGCATCGTTGTTGCCTTTTGACCAGTCACTAGATTCAAATTCAGCAGACCCCTCCCTCCCTCCATCATTGAGTTGGTGGCTGATTCTAGGATTTCTACACGTATGTACGTGGTCAGTTAATTCTTCTCATTTTCTACTAAGTGTGCCAGGTCTCTGACAGTGGTATTATTTTCCTCTTTTCTCCCCGTTTCACCATTTATGATTCTCTATGGAGATTTGTTTCCACTAACAACGATGAGTGACCGAGGGCCATGCAAATTCAGAGGGAAATGCTTTCATCTAAATAATGAAATGGGAGCTTTCAACCATATATGAGGAACTTCTAACAAGGTGATGACATACTTGCAACTAGCACGCAAAGGCTTTTATCTAAATTTCTAGAAATTTTCGACAACATTccaccaaaaaaaaaagatattacAAATTTCAACGTAAATCTCATAAAATATCTGTCAACTGTAAAAAATAAAGGAATGTTCAACTTTCAACCAAAATCCAAAGGGAGGCTTTAGAGGAACTTTCCTGTAAGGCTAGGCACTGGCCCGACATGTTTATCTGGTCACATGGTTGGGATTTAGAATATATTGTGATGTTACGTAGGTAGTAAATGATGGAAAAGTGACTTTGGCACATGAGCATCAGTGCTCTCGGttttaaaaaaacatatttctgtgATTCCAAAAAAATTGAGCTTAAATCTGCACATACATAGAAATCTTCTGAGTGTACTGTAAAAATTTCGAaagaaaaatatgttgtattatgaactatataaaaaatacaaatatctGATAAAAATTGTCTCTATACACAACCATAAATTTGCTTTTTCTGTAGCTAAAAATACAACATAAATTTTATCGAAACTTTGCACAAGTATTCATGACATATGTATGTATTCAGGGAATAATTTTGATgattttttaaaatataaaacatacatttttaaaatattttaaaaaccgagagcactggtgctcatgtgcgccAAATCTTCATTCGTAAATGACCGGTTATAAAGATGTATTCTCTCAGTATCATAAACAGATAACGTTGTGGACATGCCTTTAGTGAAACTTATACAACCCTgaccatgtatatatatatatagttattAAGGTTGGTAATTTGAAAATCATATGTATAAATTTATCTCAAAAAGTGTTGCAGGAATCTTCTAATTTATTGattagcgaggaggaggaggaggaggaggaggaggaggaggagaaggaggaggagaagctatTCCCTCTGTTTCAAATTAGTTGATCCAGGTTTGGTCGTATTTGGTCTAGATACGCATGTATCTTGACATGTTTCAGTCTGTAGGGTTCGCTCACTTTGTAAGAGAAAAAATGTGTCAACTATTTTAAAATGGAGAGAGTAATACTTATTACATGCTACTTGAGGCATCAACTCATCGCGACAGggttttgttttatttcttttctctctttttttagtAAAAAATCAGCGTCTTCACTCACACGCCGCTCTATAGCCCACGTCCGAGCGGCCACCTAAGCGGACCAAATAGAATACAAAATGTGTCCTATTTGCTTGGAGATGGCCTTATTAGTACTACACTATATGTTTTCTAGAGTTCAGTAACAACCCCCATTCTCTCTCTCCATACGGCTCCTTAGCGGCGGCGAGGTCATCCTCAACGCCAACCACTACCCGCCGTGCCTGGACCCCGGCCTCACCCTCGGCCTGCCGCCGCACTACGACCGGAACCTCATCACCGTGCTCCTCCAGCCCGGGTACGTGTGCGGGCTCCAGGTCTCCTACGGCGGCGGGTGGATCGACGTCGAGCCGGTgcccggcgccctcgtcatcaacTTCGGCCACCAGCTTGAGATCGCCACCAACGGGCTGCTCCGGAGCGTGGAGCACCGGGCCGTGCCCAACGCGGTGGTGGCCAGGACCTCGGTGGCGGCGTTCATCATGCCGACAATGGATTGCATGGTGGAGCCCGCCAAGGAGCTCGTCGGCGAGGGCAGCCCGGCGAGGTACCGGAGCATAACGTTTCGGGACTTCATGCGCGTCTACAAGACCGTCGGCGCTCGCAGGGAGAGCGTCGACAAGGCCTTCAGGATCTGATCATGCCGGCCCGGCCATCATCACCTTTGCTCCATGGTTCATGCTCATGCCTACTGCTAATAGAGGAGGGGCATCGAACCATGCACAGGCTTAATATGGATTGTAATATATATGTGTGTACTCTATATAACTATCTGAGTCCAACTagaatatacatatattaaataaatATATAAACATTTCAGCTACATATGAACATAGATTATGCATGCATGACCAGACATACAAattacggttttgctatgtctcagtcaactgagattttcttaagtctaagtcacttgcaAAAAAGTACtggagttgcacttttctattaaaaaagtgcaattgcacttttctgtcagaaatgtgcaactggaccagttgcacttttctttgaactgcagttgcacttttctgaggtgactgagacttaagaaaatctcagtcaacttagacatagacacaccctacAAATTATGCAAACGCAAATGCCGCGTCCATCTTCAGTGTTCACAACAAACTCATCAGCTGCCAAGTCTTTCATCATCCTCTGCTTTCAACAGAATTTTCACTTTCAGG includes:
- the LOC124689411 gene encoding 2'-deoxymugineic-acid 2'-dioxygenase-like, which encodes MRKSQRSPKLDLHLALEAILAVDVVGRLKEEQVWRQRWAAVKVVTESSSCSYEREEDGDLAADLLVTSPATGGSPCTPPDGTEAAREGERRGSGGVELQCGGEVILNANHYPPCLDPGLTLGLPPHYDRNLITVLLQPGYVCGLQVSYGGGWIDVEPVPGALVINFGHQLEIATNGLLRSVEHRAVPNAVVARTSVAAFIMPTMDCMVEPAKELVGEGSPARYRSITFRDFMRVYKTVGARRESVDKAFRI